A single genomic interval of Rhizobium leguminosarum bv. trifolii WSM1325 harbors:
- a CDS encoding NAD-dependent epimerase/dehydratase (PFAM: NAD-dependent epimerase/dehydratase; Male sterility domain~KEGG: rec:RHECIAT_CH0003436 probable UDP-glucose 4-epimerase protein), giving the protein MKSVLISGGAGFIGSHLCDRLLLRKDVQKLVVVDNLWTGLFENIAHIRDPRFHFVKSDVETLQTSDKFDEIYHLASPASPPWYMKEPKRTISANLLGAFRLLDLLKKGGRFGFTSSSEVYGDPLVSPQPESYKGQVDCTGPRSSYDESKRCTESLLFEMQRTQGLDVKIVRPFNIYGPRTRSDDGRAVSNFITQALSGRPITVFGDGLQSRSWGYVDDVVDGFARYFWINETDYKGPLNVGNDREISVLEVAQYVSRLVGGVPIVFEPSPPQDPTNRRPDLTNAHYVMPEWSCNITYEQGVAMTLDWFRDQMRHAAE; this is encoded by the coding sequence ATGAAAAGCGTATTGATTTCTGGCGGGGCTGGCTTCATCGGATCCCACTTGTGCGATCGACTTTTGCTGAGGAAGGACGTCCAGAAGCTAGTCGTTGTTGACAACCTCTGGACCGGGCTTTTCGAAAATATCGCGCACATCCGGGACCCCCGTTTCCACTTCGTGAAATCTGATGTCGAGACGCTGCAGACCTCGGATAAGTTCGACGAAATCTATCACCTTGCATCCCCCGCATCGCCGCCGTGGTACATGAAGGAGCCGAAGAGAACGATCTCCGCCAATCTTCTCGGGGCATTCCGGTTGCTCGACTTGCTGAAGAAGGGCGGACGTTTCGGTTTCACCTCCTCTTCCGAAGTCTATGGCGATCCTCTGGTGTCGCCGCAGCCGGAATCCTACAAGGGTCAGGTCGACTGCACCGGACCGCGCTCGTCCTACGACGAAAGCAAAAGGTGCACTGAGTCGCTGCTGTTCGAGATGCAGCGTACCCAAGGGCTCGACGTCAAGATCGTTCGCCCCTTCAATATCTATGGTCCCCGGACACGCTCCGACGATGGGCGCGCGGTCTCCAACTTCATCACCCAGGCGCTTTCGGGTCGCCCGATTACCGTGTTCGGTGACGGTCTTCAGTCACGCAGTTGGGGCTATGTCGATGACGTTGTCGATGGTTTCGCGCGATATTTCTGGATAAATGAAACCGACTATAAGGGGCCTCTGAACGTCGGCAATGATCGCGAGATTTCGGTTCTCGAGGTCGCGCAATATGTCTCCAGGCTCGTTGGCGGCGTGCCGATCGTCTTCGAGCCGTCACCACCGCAGGACCCCACGAACAGACGGCCTGATTTGACCAATGCGCACTATGTCATGCCCGAATGGTCGTGCAACATCACCTACGAACAGGGCGTGGCGATGACTCTCGACTGGTTCAGGGACCAAATGAGGCACGCCGCGGAATAA
- a CDS encoding hypothetical protein (KEGG: rec:RHECIAT_CH0003437 probable glycosyltransferase protein) yields the protein MAYVHDVIERVMMREPLPSDLKDISFLISIHYLDLATSHRDAVSLLVSDGLVVFLSDGLPVGQA from the coding sequence ATGGCGTATGTTCACGACGTGATTGAGAGAGTGATGATGCGGGAACCACTTCCGTCCGATCTGAAGGATATAAGTTTTCTCATATCGATTCACTATCTTGATCTCGCCACCTCTCACCGTGATGCCGTTTCGCTCCTGGTCTCCGATGGGCTCGTGGTCTTCCTGTCGGATGGTCTTCCCGTAGGACAAGCCTAA
- a CDS encoding glycosyl transferase family 2 (PFAM: glycosyl transferase family 2~KEGG: mxa:MXAN_7448 glycosyl transferase, group 2 family protein), whose translation MVDISVIIPTHNRAAMLRSLLGKLDAQRDGTPAFEVLVVADGCEDDTSTMLASLRTRVPLRTLSLPGVGPALARNAGSQVASGRLLIFLDDDIEPGENFVGAHVVEHQRHPGGVVMGPYPPLPHIARDRFRLSARAWWTRHFERVSLPGHQFAFTDVLTGNLSLDAELFHAMGGLDPQFARAREDFEFGLRLIKKGVPIRFAPDALGYHLEHQTATLTGKMVRRHQEGRSDALMARKHPDIQRRLEIHRFAGKKGRKKRLQRIIATRAGSVLDPLVKAGPRVLQMLEKAGLRRLYEKVERQLNGYHYLRGAAEVLGEDWRLPTDPTASADEIEVLEINLDQGLEAAEAMLAERRPLAARIVNGTVPVGDMGHQIGAEPWDARHFRPWLNGQAIRGYLPVALAEWQIQPNNVPPHLSDFTLNTLNNPGFRAHIIEQHVQWMQAKLSSALYDNTTKS comes from the coding sequence GTGGTTGACATCAGCGTTATCATACCAACCCATAATCGTGCTGCCATGCTGAGATCGCTTCTGGGCAAGCTCGACGCCCAGCGAGATGGGACCCCAGCGTTCGAAGTCCTGGTTGTGGCTGATGGCTGTGAGGACGACACGTCGACAATGCTCGCGTCGCTTCGTACCCGCGTTCCGCTTCGTACCCTGTCGTTGCCGGGCGTCGGTCCGGCACTCGCCCGCAATGCGGGGTCGCAGGTCGCGAGCGGCCGTTTATTGATCTTCCTTGATGACGACATTGAGCCCGGGGAAAACTTCGTTGGGGCGCACGTCGTTGAACATCAGCGCCACCCTGGGGGCGTAGTGATGGGCCCCTATCCGCCACTTCCGCACATTGCAAGGGACCGCTTCCGCCTCAGCGCGCGCGCATGGTGGACGAGGCACTTCGAGCGCGTGTCCCTCCCTGGACATCAGTTCGCCTTTACCGATGTGCTGACAGGAAACCTTTCGCTGGATGCGGAACTATTTCACGCAATGGGCGGCCTCGATCCTCAATTCGCCCGTGCACGAGAAGACTTCGAATTTGGTCTGCGTCTGATCAAAAAGGGAGTTCCAATTCGTTTTGCTCCTGACGCATTGGGCTATCATCTCGAACATCAGACGGCGACACTGACCGGAAAGATGGTGCGCAGGCATCAAGAGGGACGCTCCGATGCCTTGATGGCTCGCAAGCACCCCGACATACAGCGGCGGCTCGAGATCCATCGGTTTGCCGGAAAAAAGGGGCGGAAAAAACGTCTGCAAAGGATCATCGCTACCCGCGCCGGTTCTGTCCTTGACCCCCTCGTCAAGGCTGGCCCCCGCGTCCTCCAAATGTTGGAAAAGGCTGGCCTTCGCAGGCTCTATGAGAAGGTAGAGCGACAGCTCAATGGATATCATTATCTTCGCGGCGCCGCGGAAGTTTTGGGTGAGGATTGGCGGCTTCCGACGGATCCGACAGCTTCCGCTGACGAAATCGAGGTGCTCGAGATCAATCTGGACCAAGGCCTTGAGGCAGCCGAAGCTATGCTGGCGGAACGCCGACCCCTCGCTGCTCGTATCGTGAATGGGACGGTACCGGTCGGCGACATGGGTCACCAGATCGGCGCCGAACCGTGGGACGCACGGCATTTCCGTCCGTGGCTGAACGGCCAGGCAATACGCGGATATCTTCCTGTGGCGCTTGCCGAATGGCAGATTCAGCCGAACAACGTCCCCCCGCATTTGTCCGACTTCACATTGAACACCCTCAATAACCCCGGTTTCCGCGCGCATATAATCGAACAGCACGTCCAATGGATGCAGGCGAAACTGAGTTCAGCACTCTATGACAATACGACCAAATCGTAG
- a CDS encoding glycosyl transferase family 2 (PFAM: glycosyl transferase family 2~KEGG: ret:RHE_CH03196 glycosyltransferase) produces MRLAVRDIDILDLPPDFGPTGDYQGALVLIRVAGRPCGQAVIAFDTDGGKTPIKDRILSAASSSVFEAWLRHRLALPDPSPTPNQLPKASVVICTRDRTEDLERCLTGLLAMPDKADILVVDNAPSNEATRDLVGRFDTVRYLREPRPGLDVARNTALRNTEADVVAFIDDDAVPDPLWLRTLLRNFEDPLVLAVTGLTMASELETDSQIAFQHFGGFCRGFRRQVYDAYNLDPFTGWHAGAGVNMALRRTIVDVVGWFDEALDAGTLSLAGGDTDMFRRVLEAGYRIIYDPEALNWHRHRRSSKELQQQMYGYEAASLAILTKALVFEGNPRALPRMIRSYIRLFRRLFQPRRTHQFSLPYNDALTQFRGAASGPVRYLRARARAVKAGHKRG; encoded by the coding sequence ATGCGCCTTGCGGTCCGAGACATCGACATTCTTGACCTTCCGCCAGATTTTGGGCCGACTGGTGACTATCAGGGTGCACTTGTGCTGATCCGGGTCGCCGGTCGTCCGTGCGGCCAAGCTGTGATCGCCTTCGACACCGATGGCGGCAAGACGCCAATTAAGGATCGGATTCTGTCTGCGGCCAGTTCGTCGGTGTTCGAGGCTTGGCTGAGGCATCGGCTGGCCCTCCCTGACCCGTCGCCGACTCCAAATCAGCTGCCGAAAGCTTCCGTGGTGATCTGCACGCGCGATCGTACCGAAGATCTGGAGCGCTGCCTCACCGGGCTTTTGGCTATGCCCGATAAGGCCGATATTCTAGTCGTCGACAATGCCCCATCGAACGAGGCCACGCGAGATTTAGTCGGGCGCTTCGATACTGTGAGATATCTGCGCGAGCCGCGTCCTGGTCTTGACGTCGCGCGCAATACTGCCCTTCGCAACACAGAAGCAGACGTCGTCGCCTTCATCGACGACGATGCGGTCCCCGACCCGCTATGGCTTAGAACCTTGCTTCGCAATTTCGAGGACCCCCTGGTGCTGGCCGTAACCGGCCTTACTATGGCGTCCGAGCTGGAAACGGACTCGCAGATCGCCTTTCAACATTTTGGCGGTTTTTGCCGTGGTTTCAGGCGTCAGGTCTATGACGCCTACAACCTGGACCCTTTCACCGGATGGCATGCGGGTGCCGGTGTCAACATGGCATTGCGCCGAACGATCGTTGACGTGGTGGGGTGGTTCGACGAGGCCCTCGACGCTGGAACACTAAGTCTGGCTGGTGGCGACACAGACATGTTCCGGCGCGTGCTCGAAGCCGGGTATCGGATCATCTACGATCCCGAAGCTCTGAACTGGCACCGCCATCGTCGCTCAAGCAAGGAACTTCAGCAGCAGATGTATGGCTACGAGGCTGCATCGCTCGCCATCTTGACGAAGGCCCTCGTGTTCGAGGGAAACCCGCGCGCGCTCCCTCGCATGATTCGTTCGTACATCAGGCTTTTTCGGCGATTGTTTCAACCTCGACGGACACACCAATTCAGCCTGCCTTACAACGACGCCTTAACCCAGTTCAGAGGGGCTGCGAGCGGCCCGGTTCGTTATCTGAGGGCGCGGGCGCGAGCAGTGAAGGCAGGGCATAAGCGTGGTTGA
- a CDS encoding ABC transporter related (PFAM: ABC transporter related~SMART: AAA ATPase~KEGG: mrd:Mrad2831_4620 ABC transporter related) — protein MRQGAITVHDVGKRYRAQGGARSTTLKGYLLSGRSVVPSKSFWGLRHISFAVAPGQAVGVVGLNGAGKSTLLRLIGGVGRPDEGQIKVMGRIGALLDIGAGLTDDLTGRENIFLLGVIAGMRRTEVAERFDEIVAFAELEAAVENPVRSYSTGMRMRLAFAVAVHVRPDILLIDEALAVGDQAFQQKCIARVKEILNDGATIFFVSHDVSQVREICDYVLFLRGGRVVGYGPIDEMLPLYTSAVEAKVASVQHEPFGVTKLPVELVPQVSRFGNGELQITAVALLNEQGMPTSTIVAGDRLSISLTYVGATRDRNAVIVIGIYAADDTCCFETDSKLAEFAPLVDTDTVRIETTLNRIDLAPGDYRVTVGLFSADWQQVYDYHAEVYPLAVTGPGPRKGMLNPPTQWQQVQSRPTATSPDHGSLGQHSLDPNS, from the coding sequence ATGAGACAAGGCGCCATCACCGTCCACGACGTCGGCAAGCGCTACCGTGCGCAAGGGGGTGCACGCTCCACCACGTTGAAGGGTTACCTTTTGTCCGGACGGTCCGTGGTGCCGTCGAAAAGCTTTTGGGGCCTGCGCCACATCAGCTTCGCGGTTGCGCCAGGGCAAGCTGTCGGCGTGGTCGGGCTAAACGGGGCCGGGAAGTCCACTTTGCTGCGTCTGATCGGCGGCGTTGGTCGTCCCGACGAAGGGCAGATCAAGGTGATGGGTCGAATTGGCGCCTTGCTCGACATCGGGGCGGGCTTGACCGACGATTTGACGGGGCGCGAGAACATCTTCCTGCTGGGTGTTATCGCGGGAATGCGGCGGACCGAGGTTGCCGAGCGGTTTGACGAGATTGTAGCCTTCGCCGAGCTGGAGGCGGCCGTTGAGAACCCGGTTCGCAGTTATAGCACCGGGATGCGCATGCGCCTGGCATTCGCCGTGGCAGTCCATGTGCGCCCGGACATCTTGCTTATCGATGAGGCCCTCGCTGTAGGCGACCAAGCCTTCCAGCAGAAGTGCATTGCAAGAGTGAAGGAGATACTGAACGACGGCGCCACTATCTTCTTCGTGTCACACGACGTCTCGCAGGTAAGAGAAATCTGCGACTACGTGCTGTTCCTGAGAGGCGGACGCGTCGTGGGCTACGGACCAATCGACGAAATGCTCCCACTTTATACCTCGGCTGTCGAGGCGAAGGTCGCCAGTGTCCAGCACGAACCGTTCGGCGTTACAAAATTGCCCGTCGAGCTTGTGCCGCAGGTCAGCCGGTTCGGCAATGGCGAACTCCAGATCACAGCCGTAGCATTGCTGAACGAGCAAGGCATGCCGACAAGTACCATCGTTGCGGGCGACCGGCTGTCGATTTCACTGACCTATGTGGGCGCCACCAGAGATCGCAACGCCGTTATCGTCATCGGCATCTATGCGGCGGACGATACGTGCTGCTTCGAGACCGACAGCAAGTTGGCCGAATTCGCCCCTCTCGTAGATACGGACACGGTGCGCATCGAAACAACACTCAATCGTATCGACCTGGCGCCAGGCGACTATCGCGTTACGGTGGGCCTTTTTTCGGCAGACTGGCAGCAGGTTTACGATTATCATGCTGAAGTCTATCCTCTCGCCGTGACCGGCCCCGGCCCAAGAAAGGGTATGCTGAATCCCCCGACACAGTGGCAGCAGGTGCAGTCGCGCCCCACCGCGACCTCGCCGGACCACGGCTCATTGGGGCAGCACAGCTTGGATCCGAACTCCTGA
- a CDS encoding ABC-2 type transporter (PFAM: ABC-2 type transporter~KEGG: mxa:MXAN_4623 O-antigen ABC exporter, permease protein), which yields MPEQLKDDALDRAKRRDQYWRRDQWKSLIHICLQWNDLLLELLARDLKMRYQRSAIGLGWSLMRPLSQLLVFSLIFRHVLPLDIPHYTTFVFSGVLAWGWLSTAVPAATTSITGSSELVRRPGFPVGILPVVAVITQAVHLLLALPLLFIISFIETGGLTLSVVALPLVFLAQALFTMGLSYLVAIAHVHFRDTQHLVGVVLMLGFYLTPVFYSPLKASEPMALIHTLNPMAWILEGYRAIFVEHAWPPVDIYWKTALISLPMLFAGIWLVERGSASLVDEL from the coding sequence ATGCCTGAACAGCTCAAGGATGATGCGCTTGATCGCGCGAAGCGACGGGACCAATACTGGCGCCGTGATCAGTGGAAGTCCTTGATCCACATCTGTCTGCAATGGAACGATTTGCTGTTAGAACTTCTGGCACGCGATCTGAAGATGAGATATCAACGGTCCGCAATTGGCCTCGGCTGGTCCTTAATGCGGCCATTGAGCCAGCTGCTGGTTTTTTCGCTGATCTTTCGTCACGTTCTGCCCCTAGATATTCCCCATTACACCACTTTCGTCTTTTCCGGCGTGTTGGCCTGGGGTTGGCTCAGCACTGCGGTACCCGCAGCGACGACTTCCATAACCGGCAGCAGCGAACTGGTGCGCCGGCCGGGCTTTCCGGTCGGCATACTTCCTGTTGTCGCAGTCATCACACAAGCAGTGCACCTTCTGCTCGCTCTGCCACTCCTCTTCATCATCTCGTTTATCGAGACCGGGGGCCTGACTTTGAGCGTCGTCGCACTTCCACTCGTCTTCCTTGCGCAGGCGCTATTCACGATGGGCCTGTCCTATCTTGTTGCGATTGCGCATGTCCACTTCCGGGATACTCAACATTTGGTAGGCGTAGTTTTGATGCTGGGTTTTTACCTGACACCCGTGTTCTACAGCCCACTTAAGGCGAGTGAGCCGATGGCGTTAATTCACACCTTGAACCCGATGGCCTGGATTCTTGAGGGCTACCGCGCCATTTTCGTCGAACACGCGTGGCCTCCCGTTGATATCTATTGGAAGACTGCGCTGATTTCTTTGCCGATGCTATTTGCTGGAATTTGGCTGGTCGAGCGTGGCAGCGCAAGCCTAGTGGACGAACTATGA
- a CDS encoding glycosyl transferase family 2 (PFAM: glycosyl transferase family 2; polysaccharide deacetylase; Methyltransferase type 12; Methyltransferase type 11; NodS family protein~KEGG: mlo:mll3280 hypothetical protein), with amino-acid sequence MPMVSIITPAHGAETTISSTLESLIAQSHPDWECFIIDDGSTDQTAEIADRFAARDTRFRVLRQEQSGVSAARNAGLAQAKGDWVVFLDSDDALAPFHLETMLNHTRTLPQADILHCGWRRLKNGAPWWQSHPAVKMDNPFAVAARYCPFAIHAALLRRSRLAEVGGFNPEMKMCEDWDLWQRLARAGAEFAPVEGLMADVSVEAGSLSSNRVKHLDFGLKVIRRGHHSDPRIAYPVPALAQGITKAALGMACWYLAIWLVGASIGQGDNPVELLDRVAEPIPPDADVYAFCAIMIDGIVVGAFPDEPIWPGLWSKIQDKLPDLEAWLDRHAPQEAFGSLLVRSLERKVADQLPTNVPTTIGRTRIQPIDLDQPIVDLILPGIERLRCCIWRGSTLLGQLEFVVFGAIEADAIRNRLRREFGPEFDDLNHPAAALLAEDGFVNLSDQDDGRAAASMAAPSYSGVAQQVLKLMAKVSYWAEAKTVTGWWSKKEPTPTRVDSISGMAHAGRAEFDRIVEEESQRAVAASTQMSMEMPSKKTGPVGDEVPRYDTEAYWEELFSQVDPWDYRNNYETVKYLQTLSLLDDRRFSNGLELACAEGTFTRMLAPRVDNLLATDISASAVARAASLQDHGSAVAYRQLDLLSDALEGPYDLIVCSEVLYYFENREKLQQIVDKIAGSLRTGGWFVTAHANLLIDMPHETGFGWPHEFGAVGIGEMFDQHPDLTLSVEAKSPLYRIQRFEKVELGGFLEPTRVEVNTAQPLPLQVASQVRWRGGQVVEAAADWNDVPILMYHQVSDDGAEQLARYRQSPEAFETQLAFLRDAGWRGMTLDRLLACFDEGAKPPEKTLVLTFDDATRDFMTHALPLLHRYGFPSSLFVPTDRVGGSAIWDSAYGSPAPLLTWEELAAVANSDVTLGAHGVRHVRLSALAPESLLRELAGSKAMLEKRLGREVLAVAYPYGDFDPAIRDIAEQCGYRIGLSCVGGTVRADADKLALKRQEVFRGISQSEFANLLFG; translated from the coding sequence ATGCCGATGGTTTCCATCATCACACCGGCGCATGGAGCGGAAACAACGATTTCTTCGACTTTGGAGAGCCTGATAGCGCAAAGTCATCCCGACTGGGAATGCTTCATCATTGATGATGGTTCAACCGATCAGACCGCTGAGATCGCGGACCGTTTCGCGGCTCGGGATACGCGCTTCCGTGTGCTACGGCAGGAGCAGAGCGGCGTTTCGGCTGCTCGCAATGCGGGACTGGCACAGGCGAAAGGCGACTGGGTCGTCTTTCTCGACTCTGACGACGCGCTGGCACCCTTCCATCTCGAAACCATGCTGAATCACACGCGCACTTTGCCGCAGGCCGACATTCTGCATTGCGGTTGGCGCCGTCTGAAAAATGGTGCTCCCTGGTGGCAGTCTCACCCCGCGGTGAAAATGGACAATCCGTTTGCCGTAGCGGCGCGATATTGCCCCTTCGCGATCCACGCCGCCTTGCTTCGCCGGTCCCGGCTTGCAGAAGTCGGCGGCTTCAATCCAGAGATGAAAATGTGCGAGGACTGGGACCTATGGCAGCGCCTCGCCCGAGCTGGCGCCGAATTTGCGCCGGTCGAAGGCCTGATGGCTGACGTTAGCGTAGAGGCCGGTTCGCTGTCGTCAAACAGGGTTAAGCATCTCGATTTTGGTCTTAAGGTGATCCGGCGCGGCCACCATTCCGATCCGCGCATCGCCTATCCGGTGCCGGCGCTCGCCCAGGGAATAACAAAAGCTGCTTTGGGAATGGCGTGCTGGTATCTCGCGATCTGGCTTGTCGGCGCCTCAATAGGTCAGGGCGACAATCCTGTCGAACTGCTTGACCGGGTGGCAGAGCCTATCCCACCTGACGCCGATGTCTACGCGTTCTGCGCAATAATGATAGACGGGATTGTGGTCGGCGCCTTCCCCGACGAGCCGATCTGGCCCGGACTCTGGTCGAAGATCCAGGACAAGCTTCCGGACCTAGAGGCTTGGCTTGATCGGCATGCTCCCCAAGAAGCTTTTGGTTCCCTGTTGGTTCGTTCACTGGAGCGAAAGGTCGCTGACCAGCTGCCGACCAACGTGCCCACCACGATCGGGAGAACAAGGATACAGCCAATTGATTTGGATCAACCTATCGTCGACCTTATCTTGCCCGGCATTGAGCGGTTGCGCTGTTGCATCTGGCGAGGTTCGACGCTGCTGGGGCAACTGGAGTTTGTTGTCTTCGGAGCAATCGAAGCGGATGCTATACGAAATCGACTTAGGAGGGAGTTCGGCCCGGAGTTCGACGATCTGAACCACCCAGCAGCAGCTTTGTTGGCAGAAGATGGCTTCGTCAATCTTTCTGATCAGGATGACGGGCGCGCCGCCGCCAGCATGGCAGCGCCAAGCTACAGCGGAGTAGCTCAACAGGTGCTGAAGCTCATGGCGAAAGTATCATATTGGGCCGAAGCAAAGACAGTAACGGGTTGGTGGAGCAAGAAAGAGCCGACACCAACACGTGTCGACTCGATATCAGGCATGGCGCACGCCGGGCGCGCCGAATTCGATCGAATCGTTGAAGAGGAAAGCCAGCGGGCGGTTGCAGCCTCAACGCAGATGTCCATGGAGATGCCGTCGAAAAAAACCGGCCCAGTGGGCGATGAGGTGCCGAGATACGATACGGAGGCGTACTGGGAGGAGCTGTTTTCCCAGGTAGACCCTTGGGACTACCGAAACAACTATGAGACTGTGAAATATCTTCAAACACTCTCGTTGTTGGACGATCGGCGCTTTTCAAACGGCCTTGAGCTGGCCTGCGCGGAAGGAACCTTTACACGGATGTTGGCCCCCCGCGTCGACAACCTGCTGGCGACCGACATTTCGGCGTCGGCAGTCGCTCGAGCGGCCTCGCTTCAGGACCATGGTTCCGCGGTAGCCTATCGGCAGTTGGATCTTTTGAGCGACGCGCTAGAAGGGCCTTACGATCTCATCGTCTGCAGTGAAGTTCTGTACTATTTCGAGAACAGAGAAAAACTCCAGCAGATAGTCGATAAGATTGCGGGCAGTCTTCGCACGGGTGGTTGGTTCGTTACTGCCCACGCCAACCTCCTGATTGATATGCCGCATGAGACAGGATTTGGGTGGCCGCATGAATTCGGTGCGGTCGGCATAGGTGAGATGTTTGACCAGCATCCGGATTTAACTCTCTCGGTCGAAGCCAAGAGTCCGCTCTATAGAATCCAAAGGTTCGAGAAGGTGGAGCTCGGGGGCTTCCTTGAGCCCACACGCGTGGAAGTAAACACGGCACAGCCCTTGCCTCTTCAGGTCGCCAGCCAAGTACGCTGGAGAGGGGGGCAAGTTGTGGAAGCGGCCGCCGACTGGAACGATGTCCCGATCTTGATGTATCATCAGGTTTCGGACGACGGTGCTGAACAGCTTGCTCGATACCGCCAGTCTCCGGAGGCTTTCGAAACTCAACTGGCCTTCCTGCGCGACGCCGGATGGCGCGGGATGACTTTGGATCGGCTGCTTGCTTGTTTCGATGAAGGTGCCAAACCGCCCGAAAAGACATTAGTTCTGACCTTTGACGACGCTACACGCGATTTCATGACGCATGCCCTCCCACTGCTCCATCGATACGGCTTCCCATCCTCACTCTTTGTCCCAACCGATCGGGTCGGCGGCTCGGCAATATGGGATTCGGCCTATGGATCGCCAGCTCCACTGCTAACTTGGGAGGAACTTGCGGCAGTCGCGAACAGCGACGTGACGCTGGGCGCCCACGGTGTCCGGCACGTGCGTTTATCTGCCCTGGCACCGGAGAGCCTATTGCGAGAGCTTGCTGGCTCCAAAGCAATGCTTGAAAAACGTCTAGGTCGAGAAGTGCTGGCGGTCGCTTATCCGTACGGCGACTTCGACCCCGCTATCCGGGACATAGCCGAACAATGTGGTTACCGGATCGGGTTAAGCTGCGTCGGTGGCACGGTGCGGGCGGATGCCGATAAGCTCGCATTGAAAAGACAGGAGGTCTTTCGCGGGATCAGCCAGTCAGAGTTTGCAAATCTGCTATTTGGCTGA
- a CDS encoding glycosyl transferase family 2 (PFAM: glycosyl transferase family 2~KEGG: ret:RHE_CH03198 glycosyltransferase): protein MKKSARSEVTVAVVIPAYNAERTLAETISSVRNQTHHALDIVVVDDGSKDDTLAVAQEIVKIDPRVRVLKQRNSGVAAARNAGWRSTPADLVAFLDADDLWSPDKIERQLVALETGGPQVGLVYTWYAMIDHKNYVIYRSNEISVEGDVLDEVLAKNFIGNGSSPLVRRNILDATGGFDSSLQQREAQGCEDYLFYCLAAELSHFVVVPDHLVGYRQTPDNMSANLTRMLRSWILVADEMLKRHPERGFAIRAGLRGCGRWLAQRAVEQGRYRALIGLVATMSRHDKPIAAKMLVVDARSKAMKSLKKKARSWLKQEPYFSPNPNHRFALGTKYDAGWTVAPPILVSAK, encoded by the coding sequence TTGAAGAAATCGGCAAGAAGTGAAGTAACTGTTGCTGTTGTAATCCCGGCCTACAACGCGGAACGAACTCTGGCTGAAACAATCAGCAGCGTTCGCAATCAAACGCATCATGCGCTCGATATCGTCGTGGTGGACGACGGTTCTAAGGACGATACCCTGGCTGTTGCGCAAGAAATCGTTAAAATTGATCCGCGCGTGCGAGTATTGAAACAAAGAAATTCCGGCGTCGCTGCTGCTCGAAATGCGGGTTGGCGCTCTACCCCTGCCGACCTAGTGGCATTCCTAGATGCTGATGACCTTTGGTCACCTGATAAAATTGAGCGACAATTGGTGGCATTGGAGACAGGCGGCCCACAAGTTGGGCTAGTCTACACGTGGTATGCGATGATCGACCACAAGAATTACGTCATTTACCGGAGCAATGAGATTTCTGTCGAGGGAGATGTGCTCGACGAAGTACTTGCCAAAAACTTCATCGGAAATGGAAGCTCGCCACTCGTACGACGGAATATCCTCGACGCGACGGGAGGATTTGACTCCTCACTCCAACAGCGCGAGGCGCAGGGATGTGAAGATTATCTCTTCTACTGCCTTGCCGCTGAACTCTCGCATTTTGTAGTGGTGCCGGATCATCTTGTCGGCTATCGCCAAACCCCCGACAACATGTCAGCCAACCTCACGCGAATGCTTCGGTCCTGGATTCTGGTCGCGGATGAAATGCTAAAAAGACACCCGGAAAGGGGCTTTGCAATCCGGGCCGGCCTACGCGGCTGCGGCCGGTGGCTCGCCCAGAGGGCGGTTGAACAAGGCCGATACCGCGCGCTCATCGGACTTGTGGCTACCATGTCGCGACATGATAAGCCAATTGCCGCCAAGATGCTTGTGGTCGACGCGAGATCAAAGGCAATGAAGAGCCTCAAGAAAAAGGCCCGGTCATGGCTGAAGCAGGAACCTTATTTCTCTCCAAATCCCAATCATCGCTTTGCTCTAGGAACAAAGTACGATGCGGGTTGGACGGTGGCCCCCCCCATTCTTGTCTCAGCCAAATAG
- a CDS encoding conserved hypothetical protein (KEGG: rec:RHECIAT_CH0003443 hypothetical protein) has protein sequence MSDIASQIPEFGYDERVMICRKQIEKAVYQFIANTKVEGCDPAEVAMAIADIADDYILLLAQKRNLTH, from the coding sequence ATGAGTGATATAGCATCGCAGATTCCGGAATTTGGTTACGATGAGCGCGTGATGATCTGCCGGAAGCAGATCGAGAAGGCGGTCTATCAGTTCATTGCAAATACGAAGGTCGAGGGATGCGATCCGGCGGAAGTCGCAATGGCCATCGCAGACATCGCCGACGACTACATTCTGCTGCTGGCACAGAAGCGCAACCTGACCCATTAA